A window of Argopecten irradians isolate NY chromosome 1, Ai_NY, whole genome shotgun sequence contains these coding sequences:
- the LOC138324397 gene encoding uncharacterized protein, translated as MSDSDDSDVPGVEMDMNILPYQFEPTRQVLEDITSEGESSESETDDEQDDHARARDSRTDNDAWCDCSMCSSMPTETECLCCQEVTLIQTKTEAKDITCITLHDGFVANCLNPDVLEVSMLEFADHHGPFGDNEPMHELYRHVAYRRFTRWIWQRLGKRNRKVLPACVVRSIREAFPSEEYCGFKYVRP; from the exons ATGTCTGACAGCGATGATAGCGATGTCCCAGGTGTTGAAATGGATATGAATATCCTTCCTTATCAATTTGAGCCAACAAGGCAAGTTTTGGAGGATATTACTTCTGAAGGCGAGTCATCGGAGAGCGAAACGGACGACGAGCAAGACGACCATGCTCGAGCTCGAGATTCACGCACAGACAACGATGCATG GTGCGACTGCAGCATGTGTTCCAGTATGCCCACAGAGACTGAATGCTTGTGCTGTCAAGAAGTCACCCTGATCCAGACTAAAACAGAGGCGAAAGATATAACATGCATTACACTGCATGATGGATTCGTGGCTAACTGTCTGAACCCTGATGTTTTGGAAGTGTCAATGTTGGAGTTTGCAGATCATCATGGCCCTTTTGGGGATAATGAGCCAATGCATGa GTTATACCGACATGTGGCATATCGTAGGTTTACCAGATGGATATGGCAGCGGCTTGGGAAAAGAAACCGAAAAGTCCTGCCTGCTTGTGTCGTTCGGAGTATCCGCGAAGCATTCCCCTCAGAGGAATACTGTGGTTTTAAGTATGTGAGGCCTTAG